A segment of the Brevundimonas sp. M20 genome:
GAGAGCGGCCGGGCCGTCGGCGAGGCGGCGCGCTTCTACAAGATCAAGCCGTCCGAGGTGATCGTCTTCCACGACGAGATCGACCTGGCCCCCGGCCGGTTCCGCATGAAGACCGGCGGCGGCGCGGCGGGCCAGAACGGCGTGCGCAGCCTGATCAGCCATCTGGGCGCCGATTTCCGCCGCGCCCGTATGGGCGTGGGCCATCCGGGCGAAAGCCATCTGGTCATGCCCCATGTGCTGGGCGACTTCGCCAAGGCCGATCAGGCCTGGCTGCAGGCCATGCTCGACGCCTGCGCCGACGCCCTGCCCTTCGCGCTGGCGGGCGACGACGAACGCTATCAGGGCGAGGTGATGCGCCTGGCCCCCGCGCCGAAATTCAGCCCCCGTCAGCAGGCCGGCAAGGCCGAGGGCTAGTCTTCAGCCTGCACCGTATAGCTGAGGGTCTCCGAGCCGCGCGCCGGGACCCTTACCCGCCAGACGGTGTCACCCGCGTCATTGACCTGACAGCGGCGGCTCTGCGCCA
Coding sequences within it:
- the pth gene encoding aminoacyl-tRNA hydrolase; the protein is MIIVAGLGNPGPKYEKNRHNIGFMAVDEIARRWNFGPERAKFQSVIREGEVSTANGAVKVLLMKPQTYMNESGRAVGEAARFYKIKPSEVIVFHDEIDLAPGRFRMKTGGGAAGQNGVRSLISHLGADFRRARMGVGHPGESHLVMPHVLGDFAKADQAWLQAMLDACADALPFALAGDDERYQGEVMRLAPAPKFSPRQQAGKAEG